The DNA sequence GCTGCCTCCGCATTTTGCGCAATTGACAATTTGCCGGCGGACTAATCCCGATTGGCGCTCCATGCTGTGGTGAAGAAGCGCACCCAGTTGGAGTGCATCACGCCTTCGATATCGTTTTCCGAGTATCCCTTTTCCTCCAACATCGCAGGAATCTGCTGAAGGTCGGCGATGGTTTCAAGGTCGCTGGGAGATTGTTCTTTGCCGAAGCCGCCGTCCAGATCGCTGCCAATGGCGATGTGCGAGGCGTTCCCTGCCAGTTGGCAGATATGGTCCATGTGGTCTGTCACCATTCTGAGCTTGATCTGGCTGTTGTCCGTCTCCCCGGGAACGTAACCCGGCCACAGCATCCAGGAGTCAAGCACTCCGCCGATGACGGCGCCGCGCGCAATCAGCGCCTTGATCTGTTCATCGGAGAATTGACGGTCGCCGGGAACGAGTGCACGGCAGTTATTGTGGCTGGCCAGGACCTTGCCGCCGAAGGATTCCATCACCTGCCAGAACCCTTTGTCCGTCAAGTGAGTGGTGTCCACAATCATCCCCAGTTGTTCGAACGCCTTTAACAGCTCAAAGCCTTTGGAGGTCAGGCCGTCCTTCCCC is a window from the Acidobacteriota bacterium genome containing:
- a CDS encoding peptidase M19, producing MIVVDSHLDLAWNALNWNRDLTLPIKEIRRVEAGIAEYRRGANTVCFPEMRRGDAAICLATVLARCTSTHEALLDWRSQEIASAMAHGQRTYYQIMEERDQMRMLRNPDDIQEHLDAWCDGSRNAIGYILSMEGADPILSPDDAANWWEKGLRVVGLTHYGSGIYGHGTSGKDGLTSKGFELLKAFEQLGMIVDTTHLTDKGFWQVMESFGGKVLASHNNCRALVPGDRQFSDEQIKALIARGAVIGGVLDSWMLWPGYVPGETDNSQIKLRMVTDHMDHICQLAGNASHIAIGSDLDGGFGKEQSPSDLETIADLQQIPAMLEEKGYSENDIEGVMHSNWVRFFTTAWSANRD